CATATAACAAGCGTCTGGTTAAGAAGATCGCCGTTAAGGGTATCACCGAGACCGGCAGCACGGCCACGGACAGCTATCTCTATCTGGAAGGTCTGAATCTTTCCAAGGGTGATCCTACTGCTACGCTGCAGTTTGAGGTCAAGATGGCCAGTGGCACTCCAAAGAAAAAGAGCCGCGTTGTGAAAATCGGAGATAATCTCTACGACTATTCCGGCGGGCTGGAAGAATACAAAAACGGCTTTGTGGTCAAGCAGATCGATGGCCGGGACGACTCCGTGGAATTCCTGAACGGCATCAAGATTTATGCCGGTGACGTGATGGGCGCGGTCGATGAAGACCAGCTGCGCCGTATTCAGATCAGAGAGACAATCTTGTCGCATATTCAGAGAGAACGTCAGCTCTTCTATAAGGGCATCAAGGTGTTGTCCCTGTTCTTTATTGACGAGGTTGCAAACTACAGAGAGTATGATGCTGCAGGTCAGCCGGTAAATGGAAAGTACGCCAGAATGTTTGAAGAGGAGTACGAGGACATCATCAGCAATATGCAGCTTAGTATAGGCGAGGATGAATACATCAAATACCTGCAGAGCATCAAGGCTTCTAAGACGCATGCGGGATATTTCTCAGTGGACGGAAAAGGCAAGATGATCAATTCCAAGGTCGGTCGTAAAGAAACGACCTCAGACGATGTGAGCGCCTATGAGCTGATTATGAAGAACAAGGAGCTGCTTCTTGATCGTGATCCGAAGAAGTCTCCGGTGCGCTTCATCTTTTCACACTCCGCTCTGCGTGAAGGATGGGACAATCCTAATGTGTTCCAGATCTGTACGCTGAAGCAGTCCAGCAGTGATGTTCGTAAGCGTCAGGAAGTAGGCCGTGGCCTGCGTCTTTGCGTCAATCAGGACGGTGAGCGTATGGATACCAATGCGCTCGGAAATGACGTTCATAACGTGAATGTTCTGACGGTTATTGCCAGCGAGAGCTACGATTCCTTTGCCAAAGGCCTGCAGACCGAGATGGCTGACGCCGTTGCTGATAGACCGCGTGCGGTTACCATCGATCTCTTTGTCGGAAAAGTAATCAAGGACGACAAGGGTAATGAGCAGGTTATCGATCAGGATACTGCTTCCGCAATCCACTACGATATGATCGTTAACGGTTATATCGACCGTAAGGGCGTTCTGACAGATAAGTATTACGAGGATAAGGCAAACGGAGAAATCAAGGTCGCAGAGGAAGTGGCTGATTCCGCAGCCTCTGTTATTGAGATTGTTGACTCCATTTACGATGCTCGTAGCATGCAGCCTGAGAATGCCCGCAGCAATAACGTCGAGCTTCAGGTCGATGAAGAGAAACTGGCTATGCCGGAATTCAAAGCGCTGTGGTCAAAGATCAATGCTAAGTCCGTATATGTTGTTGATTTTGATACCGACGAGCTGATCAGGAAGTCCATCGCCTCCCTTGATGCCAAGCTGCGTGTATCGAAGATTTACTTCCGCGTAGAGTCCGGTGCAATGGATAACATCAAGTCGAAGGAAGAGCTTGTATCCGGAGCCTCCTTCGTAAAAGAAGAGTCCGCCAGCTACGGTGTGACCATCACAGCGAACTCGAATGTAAAGTATGACCTGATTGGGAAACTGGTGGACGAGACCGGGCTTACCCGTAAGGCGGTCATTGCAATCCTTCAGGGAATCAAGCCGTTTGTGTTCGACCAGTTTAAGGATAATCCGGAGGAGTTTATCGTCAAGGCCGCCGCGCTGATCAATGACGAGAAAGCCACGGCCATTATCGAGCACATTACCTACGACGTTCTGGATGAGCATTATGGCATGGATGTTTTCACCGATCCCACCATCAAGGGCAAGCTGGGCGTTAATGCGATGAAGGCAAAGAAGCACCTGTACGATCACATCGTTTACGATTCATCGAACGAGCGCGACTTTGCTACAGACCTTGATACAAACACCGATGTTGCGGTTTACGTGAAGCTGCCGGATGGATTCTATATTTCCACTCCTGTCGGCCACTACAATCCCGACTGGGCAATTGCCTTCTACGAGGGCAAGGTAAAGCACATATACTTCGTGGCAGAGACGAAGGGCTCCATGAGCTCGATGCAGCTGCGGCTGATTGAGGAGTCCAAGATTCACTGCGCGAGAGAACACTTTAAGGCCATTTCCAATGGGAATGTGGTATACGACGTAGTCGATAGCTATAAGTCCCTATTGGAGAAGGTAATGAAATAAAAAACCAGCGAATACTGGTATTAATTGGAGGGCATTATGGACGGAAATTCTGATGAAAAAAAGGTCTGGGGTATTCATACCCAGAATGACAGTCTGTTCTTAAATAAGGACTTGATCGCGATTGGCTGGAGAGATTTTGGCGATCTTACAAAGGTTGAGGCAAACCGAGATGCCTTTAAGGCTCATTATATAGAGGCTTACCCGGATGCTAAGAAAGGCCAAATTGCAAATGGTGCCGGTATGCTCTACAGGTTTATCCATGAGGTGCAGATCGGCGATTATGTGGTTTTTCCGTCCAAAACTGATAGGAAGATAAATATTGGTACCGTTGAAGGCGATTACTTCTTTGAGGATAACGACGGAGAGTATGTTCAGCGTAGAAAAGTAAAATGGCTTAAGCATATACCGCGTCTTAGCTTCTCA
This sequence is a window from Dehalococcoides mccartyi 195. Protein-coding genes within it:
- a CDS encoding type III restriction-modification system endonuclease → MRIQYKHQKFQADAAKAVVDVFAGQPYLTPTYMMDRGTGMFQIGLNEERDYTGWSNQKIVPELSDHLILEHIQKIQRTNQIQPSSKLEGRSDGFNLTIEMETGVGKTYTYIKTMYELNRAYGWSKFIIVVPSIAIREGVYKSFQMTQEHFAEEYGKKIRFFIYNSAQLTEIDRFASDSSINVMIINSQAFNAKGKDARRIYMKLDEFRSRRPIDIIAKTNPILIIDEPQSVEGKQTKERLKEFQPLLTLRYSATHKSDSIYNMIYRLDAMEAYNKRLVKKIAVKGITETGSTATDSYLYLEGLNLSKGDPTATLQFEVKMASGTPKKKSRVVKIGDNLYDYSGGLEEYKNGFVVKQIDGRDDSVEFLNGIKIYAGDVMGAVDEDQLRRIQIRETILSHIQRERQLFYKGIKVLSLFFIDEVANYREYDAAGQPVNGKYARMFEEEYEDIISNMQLSIGEDEYIKYLQSIKASKTHAGYFSVDGKGKMINSKVGRKETTSDDVSAYELIMKNKELLLDRDPKKSPVRFIFSHSALREGWDNPNVFQICTLKQSSSDVRKRQEVGRGLRLCVNQDGERMDTNALGNDVHNVNVLTVIASESYDSFAKGLQTEMADAVADRPRAVTIDLFVGKVIKDDKGNEQVIDQDTASAIHYDMIVNGYIDRKGVLTDKYYEDKANGEIKVAEEVADSAASVIEIVDSIYDARSMQPENARSNNVELQVDEEKLAMPEFKALWSKINAKSVYVVDFDTDELIRKSIASLDAKLRVSKIYFRVESGAMDNIKSKEELVSGASFVKEESASYGVTITANSNVKYDLIGKLVDETGLTRKAVIAILQGIKPFVFDQFKDNPEEFIVKAAALINDEKATAIIEHITYDVLDEHYGMDVFTDPTIKGKLGVNAMKAKKHLYDHIVYDSSNERDFATDLDTNTDVAVYVKLPDGFYISTPVGHYNPDWAIAFYEGKVKHIYFVAETKGSMSSMQLRLIEESKIHCAREHFKAISNGNVVYDVVDSYKSLLEKVMK